A portion of the Pseudomonas sp. PSE14 genome contains these proteins:
- a CDS encoding ABC transporter ATP-binding protein gives MAEAIPALEIRNLHKRYGDLEVLKGISLTARDGDVISILGSSGSGKSTFLRCINLLENPHQGQILVAGEELKLKKAKDGSLVAADGKQINRLRSELGFVFQNFNLWPHMSILDNIIEAPRRVLGKTRAEATEIAEALLAKVGIADKRHSFPSQLSGGQQQRAAIARTLAMQPKVILFDEPTSALDPEMVQEVLNVIRALAEEGRTMLLVTHEMNFARQVSSEVVFLHQGLVEEQGPPQQVFENPQSARCKQFMSSHR, from the coding sequence ATGGCCGAGGCCATACCCGCACTGGAAATCCGTAATCTGCACAAGCGTTACGGTGACCTGGAAGTGCTGAAAGGCATTTCCCTGACTGCCCGCGACGGCGATGTGATTTCCATCCTCGGCTCCTCCGGTTCCGGCAAATCCACATTCCTGCGCTGCATCAACCTGCTGGAGAACCCGCACCAGGGTCAGATCCTGGTCGCCGGTGAAGAACTCAAGCTGAAGAAGGCCAAGGACGGATCGCTGGTCGCCGCCGACGGCAAGCAGATCAACCGCCTGCGCAGCGAACTGGGTTTCGTCTTCCAGAACTTCAATCTCTGGCCGCACATGAGCATCCTCGACAACATCATCGAGGCCCCGCGCCGCGTGCTGGGCAAGACCCGCGCCGAAGCCACCGAGATCGCCGAGGCGCTGCTGGCCAAGGTCGGCATCGCCGACAAGCGCCACAGCTTCCCGTCCCAGCTTTCCGGCGGTCAGCAGCAGCGCGCCGCCATCGCCCGCACCCTGGCGATGCAGCCCAAGGTCATCCTCTTCGACGAGCCGACGTCCGCACTCGACCCGGAAATGGTCCAGGAAGTACTCAACGTGATCCGCGCGCTCGCCGAGGAAGGCCGCACCATGCTGCTGGTCACCCACGAAATGAACTTTGCCCGCCAGGTTTCCAGCGAGGTGGTGTTCCTCCACCAAGGCCTGGTAGAAGAGCAGGGACCGCCGCAGCAGGTATTCGAAAACCCGCAATCGGCACGCTGCAAACAATTCATGTCCAGCCACCGCTAA
- a CDS encoding ABC transporter substrate-binding protein produces MSNYKKIILAVAATLAIGGNAIAAEKLRIGTEGAYPPFNGIDASGQVIGFDVDIAKALCAKMKTECDVVTSDWDGIIPALNAKKFDFIVASMSITDERKQAVDFTAPYYTNKLQFVAPKSTDFKTDKGYLKGKVIGAQRATVAGTWLEDNMSDTVTIKLYDTQENAYLDLSSGRLDGVLADKFVQYDWLKSDAGKDFEFKGEPVFDNDKIGIAVRKGDPLRDKLNAALKEIVDDGTYKKINEKYFPFSIY; encoded by the coding sequence ATGAGCAACTATAAGAAGATCATCCTGGCTGTCGCGGCCACTCTGGCCATCGGGGGCAACGCCATCGCCGCGGAGAAGCTGCGCATCGGTACCGAAGGCGCCTACCCGCCCTTCAACGGCATCGACGCCAGCGGCCAGGTTATCGGCTTCGACGTCGACATCGCCAAGGCCCTGTGCGCCAAGATGAAGACCGAGTGTGACGTCGTGACCTCCGACTGGGACGGCATCATCCCCGCCCTGAACGCCAAGAAGTTCGACTTCATCGTCGCTTCCATGTCGATCACCGACGAGCGCAAGCAGGCCGTGGACTTCACCGCCCCGTACTACACCAACAAGCTGCAGTTCGTGGCGCCCAAGTCGACCGACTTCAAGACCGACAAGGGTTACCTGAAGGGCAAGGTGATCGGTGCCCAGCGCGCGACCGTTGCCGGTACCTGGCTTGAGGACAACATGTCCGACACCGTCACCATCAAGCTGTACGACACCCAGGAAAACGCCTACCTCGACCTCTCCTCGGGCCGCCTCGACGGCGTACTGGCCGACAAGTTCGTGCAGTACGACTGGCTCAAGAGCGACGCCGGCAAGGACTTCGAGTTCAAGGGCGAGCCGGTGTTCGACAACGACAAGATCGGCATCGCCGTGCGCAAGGGTGATCCGCTGCGCGACAAGCTGAATGCCGCTCTGAAGGAAATCGTCGACGACGGTACCTACAAGAAGATCAACGAAAAGTACTTCCCCTTCAGCATCTATTGA
- a CDS encoding ABC transporter permease — protein MIFDLHGFGDQLIAGTWMTLKLSLSAVCVGLILGLLGAVAKTSKNNFLRMLGGFYTTVVRGVPETLWVLMIYFGTVTGLNALGDLFGHPEFALSPFAAGTCALGLCFGAYATEVFRGALLAIPKGHREAGQALGLSAPRIFWRVVLPQVWRVALPGLGNLYLILLKDTALVSLISLDEIMRKASVASNATKEPFTFYMVAALIYLGLTIFVMAALHYLERRAGRGFVRNEL, from the coding sequence ATGATTTTCGACCTGCACGGCTTTGGCGATCAGCTGATCGCCGGCACCTGGATGACGCTCAAGCTCTCGCTTTCCGCAGTCTGCGTCGGACTGATCCTCGGTCTGCTGGGCGCGGTAGCCAAGACGTCCAAGAACAATTTCCTGCGCATGCTCGGCGGCTTCTACACCACCGTGGTGCGTGGCGTACCCGAGACCCTCTGGGTACTGATGATCTACTTCGGCACCGTGACCGGACTGAACGCCCTGGGTGACCTGTTCGGCCACCCCGAGTTCGCCCTGTCGCCCTTCGCCGCCGGTACCTGTGCACTGGGCCTGTGCTTCGGCGCGTATGCCACCGAGGTGTTCCGTGGCGCGCTGCTGGCAATCCCCAAGGGACATCGCGAGGCCGGCCAGGCGCTGGGGCTTTCCGCTCCGCGCATCTTCTGGCGCGTGGTGCTGCCGCAGGTGTGGCGCGTGGCATTGCCGGGCCTGGGCAACCTGTATCTGATCCTGCTGAAGGACACCGCCTTGGTTTCGCTGATCAGCCTCGACGAAATCATGCGCAAGGCCAGCGTCGCATCCAACGCGACCAAGGAGCCCTTCACCTTCTACATGGTGGCCGCACTGATCTACCTGGGTCTGACCATCTTCGTGATGGCCGCCCTGCATTACCTTGAGCGCCGCGCCGGCCGTGGCTTCGTGAGGAACGAGCTATGA
- a CDS encoding ABC transporter permease: MTDFELIIKWMPKMLLGVQLTLELLAIAVVAGLCLAIPLGIARASRHWYVRAVPYAYVFFFRGTPLLLQLALVYYGLAQFDAVRKSSLWPYLRDPYWCALLTMTLHTAAYIAEILRGAIHAIPFGEVEAARALGMSRRQALFHIILPRAARIALPAYSNEVILMLKASAVVYTVTLFDIMGMTRTIIARTYEAMLFFCLAGAFYLLITLLLTRIFRLVEHWLRVDMMQGR; encoded by the coding sequence ATGACCGACTTCGAGCTGATCATCAAGTGGATGCCGAAGATGCTCCTGGGTGTGCAACTGACCCTGGAGCTGCTGGCCATCGCCGTGGTCGCCGGCCTATGCCTGGCAATACCGCTGGGCATCGCCCGCGCCTCGCGGCACTGGTACGTGCGCGCAGTGCCCTATGCCTACGTCTTCTTCTTCCGCGGTACGCCGCTGCTGCTGCAGTTGGCCCTGGTCTACTACGGCCTCGCGCAGTTCGATGCAGTGCGCAAGAGCAGTCTCTGGCCCTATCTGCGCGATCCCTACTGGTGCGCGCTGTTGACCATGACCCTGCATACCGCGGCCTACATCGCGGAAATCCTCCGCGGTGCCATCCACGCCATCCCGTTTGGTGAGGTGGAAGCGGCCCGTGCGCTGGGCATGTCGCGGCGTCAGGCGCTGTTCCACATCATCCTGCCGCGTGCGGCGCGCATTGCCCTGCCGGCCTACAGCAACGAGGTGATCCTCATGCTCAAGGCCAGCGCCGTGGTGTACACCGTGACCCTGTTCGACATCATGGGCATGACCCGCACCATCATCGCGCGCACCTATGAGGCCATGCTGTTCTTCTGCCTGGCCGGCGCGTTCTATCTGCTGATCACCCTGCTGCTGACCCGCATCTTCCGCCTGGTCGAGCACTGGCTGCGCGTCGACATGATGCAAGGCCGCTGA
- a CDS encoding methyltransferase — translation MPPNDTPLTGPDLLQRFLQLDEFLLQHQTLWRPKPFTVLELPWEREHPELAGWLRSRSLEEADADHHLTAQLHAPAPFPELAARAAQLSAVGELPAVALGQLPTALTVDVPGRKWQQIEAFASRLGFAQSPRQWLDWCAGKGHLGRLLARDGNPLLSLEYDAALVEDGQRLSDRLKLQATHRQQDVLAANAAEHLESEQTAVALHACGDLHVRLLQLASERGCRQLAVAPCCYNRIDSDNYQPLSGAAQGSTLLLSRDDLRLPLAETVTAGARVRRQRDRSMARRLAFDLLQRDLRGTDDYLPVPSVPPTWLDKPFSDYCRDLAALKGLPSPTERDWSDLEAQGWKRLAVVRNLELVRGLFRRPLELWLLLDRALFLQERGYKVTLGGFCEPRMTPRNLLLLAERF, via the coding sequence GTGCCCCCGAACGACACTCCCCTGACCGGCCCCGACCTGCTCCAGCGCTTTCTGCAGCTGGACGAGTTTCTGTTGCAGCACCAGACGCTCTGGCGGCCGAAGCCGTTCACCGTGCTCGAACTGCCGTGGGAACGCGAACACCCGGAGCTGGCCGGCTGGCTGCGTAGCCGCAGCCTGGAAGAGGCCGATGCGGACCACCACCTCACCGCGCAGCTGCACGCTCCCGCACCCTTTCCCGAACTGGCAGCCCGTGCCGCACAGCTGTCCGCCGTCGGGGAATTGCCAGCAGTCGCGCTCGGTCAGTTGCCCACAGCCCTGACCGTCGATGTGCCCGGCCGCAAGTGGCAACAGATCGAGGCATTCGCCAGCCGCCTGGGCTTCGCCCAGTCACCTCGCCAGTGGCTCGACTGGTGCGCTGGAAAAGGCCATCTCGGCCGTTTGCTGGCACGCGATGGCAATCCGCTGCTCAGCCTGGAATACGACGCCGCCCTGGTGGAGGACGGGCAGCGCCTGAGCGATCGACTGAAGCTGCAGGCCACCCACCGCCAGCAGGATGTGCTTGCCGCCAATGCCGCCGAGCACCTGGAAAGCGAGCAGACAGCGGTGGCCCTGCACGCCTGCGGCGACCTGCACGTTCGGCTGCTGCAACTGGCCAGCGAGCGCGGCTGCCGCCAATTGGCCGTCGCGCCCTGCTGTTATAACCGTATCGACAGCGACAACTACCAGCCCCTCTCTGGCGCTGCACAAGGCTCGACACTGCTGCTGTCGCGAGACGACCTGCGCCTGCCGCTGGCCGAAACCGTCACCGCCGGCGCGCGCGTGCGCCGACAGCGCGACCGCTCGATGGCGCGCCGCCTGGCCTTCGACCTGCTGCAACGGGATCTGCGGGGGACCGACGACTACTTGCCGGTCCCCTCGGTCCCACCGACCTGGCTCGACAAGCCGTTCTCAGACTACTGCCGCGACCTGGCCGCGCTGAAAGGCCTGCCATCCCCCACCGAGCGCGACTGGTCGGACCTGGAGGCGCAGGGCTGGAAACGCCTGGCCGTGGTGCGCAACCTGGAACTGGTGCGCGGGCTATTCCGTCGTCCACTGGAGCTATGGCTACTGCTGGATCGAGCGCTCTTTCTCCAGGAGCGTGGTTATAAGGTCACCCTCGGCGGCTTCTGCGAGCCCCGCATGACCCCCCGCAATCTGCTCCTGCTCGCGGAACGCTTCTGA